A window of Phyllobacterium sp. T1293 contains these coding sequences:
- a CDS encoding TetR/AcrR family transcriptional regulator, protein MKSTASTSEKILDVAQSLIVAGGYNGFSYADISAAIGIRKASIHHHFPAKAELVAVLVDRYRRQAEAGLNALREQVASPAEQLQSYLNYWQTCIRDASQPFCVCAMLAGEMQMLPDEVASRVRSHFHSLAAWLTLVLRAGAEQGLFRLNRQPEDEAQMLLASVHGAMLSARALGDPELFSTIVTTQLAKLTK, encoded by the coding sequence ATGAAATCAACGGCTTCCACGTCAGAAAAGATTCTTGATGTCGCCCAGTCTCTCATCGTTGCGGGGGGCTATAACGGGTTCAGCTATGCCGATATCTCGGCGGCAATCGGCATCCGCAAGGCGAGTATCCACCATCATTTCCCGGCAAAGGCCGAGCTGGTCGCGGTGCTGGTGGATCGCTACAGGCGGCAGGCGGAAGCGGGTCTGAATGCGCTGCGCGAGCAGGTCGCAAGCCCCGCCGAACAGCTGCAATCCTATCTGAACTACTGGCAGACATGCATTCGCGATGCCTCGCAACCCTTCTGTGTCTGCGCGATGCTGGCTGGCGAGATGCAGATGCTGCCCGATGAAGTTGCATCCCGCGTTCGCAGCCATTTTCACAGTCTTGCGGCATGGCTTACCTTGGTTCTGCGCGCCGGAGCGGAGCAGGGCCTGTTCCGCTTGAACAGACAGCCCGAGGATGAGGCCCAGATGCTGCTGGCATCGGTCCATGGGGCAATGCTCTCGGCAAGGGCTTTGGGCGATCCTGAACTGTTCAGCACAATCGTCACCACCCAGCTTGCCAAGCTGACAAAATAG
- a CDS encoding DUF308 domain-containing protein, which produces MQSQSSTQSNWLWSYYLTRAIFSVAWVAAAILFSAQANLAALLLVIYPAWDALANLVDAKSNGGLQANRSQALNVAVSTVTTLAVIAAVSSSMYAVLAVFGVWAIFSGLLQLNTGVKRWRSYGAQWAMILSGAQSALAGGFMISQSIGATVPTILDIAPYAAFGAFYFLLSAVWLVVTAYRKAEA; this is translated from the coding sequence ATGCAAAGCCAATCTTCAACCCAGTCCAATTGGCTGTGGTCCTATTATCTCACACGCGCCATATTCTCGGTCGCCTGGGTTGCCGCCGCTATTCTCTTCAGCGCGCAGGCCAATCTCGCCGCGCTTCTGCTCGTCATCTATCCGGCATGGGACGCTCTTGCCAATCTGGTTGACGCCAAGAGCAATGGCGGCTTGCAGGCCAACCGGTCTCAGGCGTTGAATGTCGCGGTCAGCACCGTAACGACGCTCGCCGTCATCGCGGCTGTCAGCAGCAGCATGTATGCGGTTCTGGCCGTGTTTGGCGTCTGGGCGATCTTTTCGGGTCTGCTGCAGCTCAATACGGGGGTAAAGCGCTGGCGTTCCTACGGCGCGCAATGGGCGATGATCCTGAGCGGTGCGCAGTCCGCCCTCGCCGGCGGCTTCATGATCAGCCAGTCCATCGGCGCAACCGTGCCGACAATTCTGGACATTGCTCCCTATGCGGCATTCGGCGCGTTCTACTTCCTGCTGTCCGCAGTCTGGCTTGTCGTTACTGCCTATCGCAAAGCGGAGGCGTAA
- a CDS encoding GNAT family N-acetyltransferase, producing the protein MIVREASEGDLPAILEIYNDAVANTLAIWNETQVDLANRRAWMADRQSRGFPVLVSVDEAGNVTGYASFGDWRTFDGYRHTVEHSVYVNKTARGGGIGKVLMLALIDRARALGKHVMVAGIESGNEASIRLHEKLGFQSVGHMPEVGTKFGKWLDLTFMQITLDRDAPR; encoded by the coding sequence GTGATTGTGCGTGAGGCCAGTGAAGGTGATCTACCTGCCATTCTCGAAATTTATAATGATGCGGTGGCGAACACACTGGCGATCTGGAACGAAACGCAGGTTGATCTTGCCAACCGCAGGGCATGGATGGCGGACAGGCAATCCAGGGGGTTTCCGGTGCTCGTCAGTGTGGATGAGGCAGGCAATGTCACCGGCTATGCCTCATTTGGCGACTGGCGCACCTTTGATGGTTATCGCCACACGGTAGAGCATTCGGTTTATGTCAACAAAACAGCGCGGGGCGGCGGCATTGGCAAGGTGCTGATGCTGGCGCTGATCGACAGGGCCCGCGCGCTTGGCAAGCATGTGATGGTTGCCGGAATTGAATCCGGCAACGAAGCGTCCATCCGCCTGCATGAAAAATTGGGCTTTCAGAGCGTTGGCCATATGCCTGAAGTGGGAACCAAATTCGGCAAATGGCTTGATCTGACATTTATGCAGATCACGCTCGACAGGGATGCACCGCGTTAG
- a CDS encoding aminotransferase-like domain-containing protein encodes MSELASVQWFAEKLSDRTMRGIAVETSALIRAGAIPVGTKLPAIRDLAYTLGVSPATVSEAWSELRRQKIITGRGRNGTWVSGDRIAPKPLRLASSGDYGDGVLNLAIASPDVRLLPPLAEALQHGATAEALNSYERVPILPELQAAVAPNWPYKPEAFLATNGGYNAVYALLHALVMPGSFVAIEEPTALRLLDILEDLGAYILPVACDENGPLPEALAEVLMRKPAAFLFQPRTHAVTGRGVSHDRFAALGDVLADSDTLIIEDDGVGDISSLPPISLGDRFPGRVIHIVSYSKSLGPDLRLAVLSSSTRIVEQIQSYRSFSAGWTSRVLQSAVAFLINDDATQASLQRAKAIYRQRRDGLMQALRERSVHLAGGEGFSLWVPVASEQFALVTLAARGIAVGIGRKYVVNPSPHIRVATSILRERQDEVADAIALAVRHPDHLY; translated from the coding sequence ATGAGCGAATTGGCCTCCGTTCAGTGGTTTGCCGAGAAATTGAGTGACCGAACGATGCGCGGCATCGCCGTTGAGACCAGCGCGCTGATCCGCGCTGGGGCCATACCCGTGGGCACCAAACTGCCTGCTATCCGCGACCTCGCCTACACACTCGGCGTCAGCCCGGCCACGGTCTCGGAAGCCTGGAGCGAATTGCGGCGGCAGAAGATCATCACCGGGCGCGGGCGCAACGGCACATGGGTCAGCGGCGACCGCATCGCGCCAAAGCCCCTGCGGCTGGCCAGTTCAGGCGATTACGGCGATGGCGTGCTCAACCTTGCCATCGCATCCCCCGATGTCAGGCTGCTTCCGCCATTGGCAGAAGCATTGCAACATGGAGCGACAGCAGAAGCACTCAACAGCTATGAGCGCGTCCCCATCCTTCCCGAATTGCAGGCTGCCGTTGCACCAAACTGGCCCTATAAACCGGAGGCATTTCTTGCCACCAATGGCGGCTACAATGCGGTCTATGCGCTTTTGCACGCGCTCGTTATGCCGGGGTCATTCGTGGCGATTGAAGAGCCGACCGCTCTTCGGCTTCTCGATATTCTTGAGGACCTCGGCGCTTACATACTGCCCGTCGCATGCGATGAAAACGGGCCATTACCGGAGGCTCTTGCCGAGGTTCTCATGCGCAAGCCCGCCGCTTTCCTCTTCCAGCCACGCACCCATGCGGTAACAGGGCGCGGTGTCAGCCATGACAGATTTGCCGCGCTTGGCGATGTGCTTGCCGACAGTGACACGCTTATTATCGAAGATGACGGTGTAGGCGATATCTCGTCTCTGCCCCCGATCAGTCTGGGCGATCGTTTTCCGGGCCGGGTGATCCATATTGTCTCCTACTCGAAATCACTCGGTCCCGATCTGCGGCTTGCGGTTCTCTCAAGCTCGACGCGGATTGTCGAACAGATTCAATCTTACCGCAGTTTCAGTGCGGGCTGGACCAGCCGTGTGCTGCAATCAGCCGTTGCGTTCCTTATCAATGATGACGCAACGCAGGCGAGCTTGCAGCGGGCAAAGGCGATCTATCGGCAACGGCGCGATGGGCTGATGCAGGCGCTGCGGGAACGCAGTGTTCATCTGGCGGGGGGCGAAGGGTTCAGCCTGTGGGTTCCCGTTGCATCGGAGCAGTTTGCGCTGGTAACACTTGCCGCACGAGGCATCGCTGTCGGCATCGGCCGCAAATATGTGGTGAACCCGTCACCCCATATCCGCGTTGCCACCAGCATCTTGCGCGAGCGGCAGGATGAGGTTGCCGATGCGATAGCCCTTGCGGTGAGGCACCCGGATCATCTTTACTGA
- a CDS encoding helix-turn-helix domain-containing protein encodes MSHKIDNVDEKIGARIRIEREARGWSLTELAEKSGVSRAMINKVERGQSSPTAMLMARFSGAFGLSMSTLMARAEMQEGRLLRHKDQPLWIDPDSGYTRRHVSPASDLPVDVVHIDLPARARVALPASSYVFQRHLIWVLHGTLSFTEGETFHLMEQGDCLELGAPSDCVFANETDEACRYAVIVVSTR; translated from the coding sequence ATGTCTCATAAAATAGATAATGTCGATGAGAAAATCGGCGCCCGCATCCGGATCGAACGCGAGGCGCGCGGCTGGTCCCTGACGGAGCTTGCGGAAAAATCCGGCGTGTCGCGCGCCATGATCAACAAGGTGGAACGCGGCCAGAGCAGCCCGACGGCCATGCTGATGGCGCGTTTTTCCGGTGCCTTTGGCCTGAGCATGTCAACGCTGATGGCGCGCGCCGAAATGCAGGAGGGACGCCTGTTGCGCCACAAGGACCAACCGCTGTGGATCGACCCGGACAGCGGCTATACCCGCCGCCATGTCTCCCCCGCCTCGGACCTGCCTGTGGATGTGGTGCATATCGACCTGCCGGCAAGGGCGCGGGTGGCGCTCCCCGCCTCTTCTTATGTTTTCCAGCGGCACCTGATCTGGGTTTTGCACGGCACACTCAGTTTTACCGAGGGTGAAACGTTTCATCTGATGGAACAGGGCGATTGCCTGGAACTTGGCGCCCCCAGCGACTGTGTGTTTGCCAATGAAACGGATGAGGCCTGCCGCTACGCGGTGATTGTGGTGAGCACGAGGTAA
- a CDS encoding RNA-binding domain-containing protein, protein MSSEQIFSQLIINLRNLVDALSLTPDVADALIPDGKPHEGEKQLWDYKEKLPRLPEKATDDDRKIFNAELGDLIKDAVSFHNAYGGYIVFGVTDKGKDRIKGIECDFDCADFNKRLNSYIGDNPIECDYRSMGVFAPNGEQRNIGFLLIPRRATGAIPVRFLKEGPLKINGGKCFNKETYVRIRDECRPAASISSDWVFLHSDRSPPGQRITEYRSNRISSSLPARDPDLVEFLGRSGALAKLREWIADPRSPVRLITGIGGLGKTTLAYRFAEEVTELGAGAVEQVLWLAAKVRTYSALKGEMVAVGRVDFDDLMSLHREILHVLHYESPVDDDDVETEELEERIIEALNIVPCLIVVDDIDSLEPEEQRRVVSSMNGIGLRTVGRELASSKILMTSRIDQGLPQTSVLKLAGLERDVFGHYVSNIARLFGIPAIYGETLDELYESSSGSPLFSASIVRLVKLGEGIKQAIETWKGQDGEDVRAFAFKREIERLSSPDARLLLAVILLGETSIHDLATILEITPKIVRDRISRLQSYHLLATSIRGSGDATIFVPSDLISVKEILKRHLGSQAATVQEACAKAEERSQSNSKSIGLAIRKIISDWKEGRANDAVISARKLQSQHPTNGDAFSIYGAALLKVSPPRAKEADLVLESARKLGCGRPELSSYIIQAKKLLEDWQGLYELTKSLSSTELHRDIWLDAFIAACTGLIKTAKIRGDWKRVAVLAFEVVQRISSKMQRQTVAPSFFQRLISIRFDFAREYFDAVAHYSPRAGDQLEVFEAAIKLGEFEIYLSDILKRALSALILWWGDVEKRPVIDDLAREILLRQIRRLEKLERSISTLPKPNPELLLIISSTNHDLSFRGSSYGTSTH, encoded by the coding sequence TTGTCGTCAGAACAAATATTTTCACAACTCATAATAAATTTACGAAATCTTGTAGATGCCCTTTCGCTCACACCAGATGTGGCAGATGCCCTAATCCCAGATGGAAAACCCCATGAAGGTGAAAAACAATTATGGGATTACAAAGAAAAACTACCAAGATTACCCGAGAAGGCAACAGATGACGATCGAAAGATATTTAACGCCGAACTTGGAGACTTAATAAAAGATGCCGTATCTTTTCACAATGCATATGGAGGCTATATCGTCTTTGGGGTGACAGACAAGGGCAAAGACCGTATAAAAGGAATTGAGTGTGATTTCGATTGCGCCGACTTTAACAAGCGTCTTAATTCTTATATTGGCGATAATCCGATTGAGTGCGACTATCGTTCAATGGGAGTTTTTGCGCCCAATGGCGAGCAACGAAATATCGGATTCCTTTTAATCCCTCGCCGCGCTACAGGTGCAATTCCCGTACGATTTTTGAAAGAGGGCCCGTTAAAAATTAACGGTGGAAAGTGCTTTAACAAAGAGACGTATGTACGCATTCGTGATGAATGTCGTCCTGCTGCAAGCATAAGCTCTGATTGGGTTTTTCTGCATTCCGACCGATCCCCTCCCGGACAACGTATAACCGAATATCGTTCCAACAGAATTTCCTCGTCACTCCCAGCGCGCGACCCAGATCTCGTGGAGTTTCTCGGGAGATCTGGGGCACTCGCAAAATTGAGAGAGTGGATAGCAGATCCTCGAAGCCCAGTCCGTTTGATCACTGGGATCGGTGGATTAGGTAAAACAACCCTAGCCTACCGATTTGCAGAGGAAGTTACCGAACTAGGAGCCGGCGCGGTTGAACAGGTACTCTGGCTCGCTGCAAAAGTGAGAACTTATTCCGCGTTAAAAGGCGAGATGGTCGCCGTAGGACGAGTTGATTTTGACGATTTGATGAGCCTTCATCGCGAAATTCTACACGTGCTACATTATGAGTCTCCAGTGGACGATGATGATGTTGAGACCGAAGAGCTTGAAGAAAGAATCATTGAAGCACTAAATATTGTACCCTGCTTAATCGTAGTGGACGATATAGACAGTCTTGAGCCAGAAGAGCAACGACGTGTCGTCTCATCAATGAATGGCATAGGTCTTCGCACTGTAGGACGTGAGCTTGCATCTAGTAAAATACTGATGACATCCCGAATAGACCAGGGACTTCCACAGACGTCAGTCCTGAAGCTAGCTGGCTTGGAACGAGACGTCTTTGGACACTATGTATCAAACATCGCTCGATTGTTCGGCATTCCCGCGATCTATGGAGAGACACTCGATGAACTCTACGAGAGCTCGTCTGGCTCCCCCCTCTTTTCCGCATCTATAGTGCGCCTTGTCAAACTTGGTGAGGGTATCAAGCAAGCTATTGAAACTTGGAAAGGTCAAGATGGTGAAGATGTACGAGCTTTTGCGTTTAAGCGGGAAATTGAACGGCTAAGCTCCCCAGACGCTCGCCTACTTCTTGCTGTCATTCTCTTAGGAGAAACAAGTATCCATGATCTTGCAACTATACTTGAAATCACCCCGAAAATCGTTCGCGACAGAATATCACGGCTCCAGAGTTATCATCTTTTAGCAACCTCAATACGCGGAAGCGGTGATGCAACAATATTTGTGCCAAGTGATTTGATATCAGTCAAAGAAATTCTAAAAAGGCATCTTGGGTCACAAGCGGCCACTGTCCAAGAAGCCTGCGCGAAAGCCGAAGAGCGAAGCCAGTCGAACTCCAAATCAATAGGGTTGGCAATAAGAAAAATAATTAGTGATTGGAAGGAGGGTCGCGCTAATGACGCAGTAATATCTGCGCGCAAGTTGCAATCTCAACATCCGACTAATGGCGATGCATTCTCTATTTACGGTGCAGCTCTTCTAAAGGTGTCGCCACCGCGAGCAAAAGAAGCTGACCTTGTTCTTGAATCGGCTCGTAAACTCGGTTGCGGACGACCAGAACTGTCGTCTTACATCATCCAAGCAAAGAAATTATTAGAGGACTGGCAAGGGCTGTATGAGCTAACAAAATCGCTCTCTTCGACCGAACTTCACCGCGATATTTGGCTCGATGCGTTTATTGCTGCGTGTACCGGCTTAATAAAAACTGCAAAAATTCGCGGTGATTGGAAGCGGGTTGCAGTACTGGCTTTTGAAGTGGTCCAGCGTATTAGTTCCAAGATGCAAAGGCAGACAGTGGCCCCATCTTTTTTTCAAAGATTAATAAGTATTCGCTTTGATTTTGCTAGGGAATACTTCGATGCGGTGGCACACTATTCACCCAGAGCAGGAGACCAGCTCGAAGTATTTGAAGCCGCAATCAAACTTGGAGAATTTGAAATCTATCTGTCAGACATCCTTAAGCGCGCTTTATCCGCACTAATCCTCTGGTGGGGTGATGTGGAAAAACGCCCTGTTATAGATGATTTGGCCAGAGAAATTTTGTTACGCCAAATAAGACGACTTGAAAAACTTGAAAGGAGTATCAGCACTCTACCCAAACCAAATCCCGAACTTCTCTTAATTATTTCTTCCACAAATCATGATCTTTCGTTTCGCGGCTCCAGTTACGGTACATCGACTCATTAG
- a CDS encoding nitrate ABC transporter substrate-binding protein, which translates to MRITVRLAVRDWDYYTPLALGDVTSDRLDVKVDRVGTLVGNVAADPHHDAAEMSFSRYASGRATGETDVIGVPNFVMRGFRHRCVITAKNNPITRLEHLAGKKIGVTGWRDSGNTWTRAALSHAGVGIEDAFWFAGRLTEAHPITDRLDGFGRPGRIEAVPGERPMMQLLETGELDAVFTPFMPEGFFGPDSKFRHVLTDFRTEELAYFHEVGYIPGMHLLGLKASFVAEHPWLPEELSNLLDESQRVWLEKRRKYADTTPWIIDELGHVARDLPASWNDSGFAANERMIADFAEQLHLQGLTPMLLSPTDLFPHQTSQSSGATSHAGVPA; encoded by the coding sequence TTGCGTATCACTGTTCGATTGGCCGTTCGCGATTGGGATTATTATACGCCATTGGCGTTGGGGGATGTCACTTCGGACAGGCTTGATGTCAAAGTCGACCGCGTTGGCACGCTTGTCGGTAATGTTGCGGCTGATCCGCATCATGATGCCGCCGAAATGTCGTTCAGCCGCTACGCATCTGGGCGGGCCACTGGTGAGACGGATGTTATTGGTGTTCCAAATTTCGTCATGCGCGGTTTCCGCCATCGCTGTGTCATCACGGCGAAAAACAATCCGATTACCCGGCTTGAGCATCTGGCAGGCAAGAAGATCGGCGTCACCGGCTGGCGCGACTCGGGCAACACATGGACCCGCGCTGCGCTCTCCCATGCGGGTGTCGGCATTGAGGACGCGTTCTGGTTTGCCGGGCGACTGACAGAGGCGCATCCCATCACCGACAGGCTCGATGGTTTTGGCCGTCCCGGTCGTATTGAAGCGGTGCCGGGCGAGCGCCCGATGATGCAGTTGCTGGAAACCGGCGAACTTGACGCCGTGTTCACGCCATTCATGCCGGAAGGTTTTTTTGGTCCTGATTCCAAATTCCGCCATGTGCTGACGGATTTCCGCACTGAAGAACTCGCCTATTTCCACGAAGTTGGTTACATCCCCGGCATGCACCTTCTGGGCCTCAAGGCCTCCTTTGTCGCCGAACACCCCTGGCTGCCGGAAGAGCTGAGCAATCTGCTTGATGAATCCCAGCGCGTCTGGCTGGAAAAACGCCGCAAATATGCCGACACCACGCCGTGGATCATCGACGAACTCGGTCATGTTGCGCGAGATTTGCCCGCCAGCTGGAACGATAGCGGTTTTGCCGCCAATGAACGGATGATCGCAGATTTTGCCGAACAACTGCACCTGCAAGGACTGACACCAATGCTTCTGTCGCCCACCGATCTTTTTCCACATCAAACTAGCCAGTCATCTGGCGCAACCAGCCATGCGGGAGTTCCGGCATGA
- a CDS encoding deaminated glutathione amidase: MRVALGQFAVSKVWQENADICTQLMRDAHAGGADLLVLPEGILARDITDPDIVLKTAQPLDGPFMTQLLAESRNSDMTVMMCIHVPTGGQRVFNNLVTIRGGEIVAQYLKLHLYDAFAAKESTNVQPGGEIPGLIEIAGLKLGLMTCYDLRFPELARRHAVDGADVLILPAAWVKGPGKEAHWEVLVTARALENTCYIVAVGECGERNIGASMVVDPLGVAVVRAGEGPSLIFADIDPKRISHARAILPVLANRRFARPELADAAN; the protein is encoded by the coding sequence ATGAGGGTCGCGCTGGGGCAGTTCGCCGTAAGCAAGGTCTGGCAGGAAAATGCCGATATCTGCACGCAGCTGATGCGTGACGCCCATGCTGGTGGTGCTGATCTTCTGGTATTGCCGGAAGGTATTCTTGCCCGCGACATAACTGATCCCGATATTGTGCTCAAAACGGCGCAGCCGCTGGATGGTCCGTTCATGACCCAGTTGCTGGCGGAAAGCCGGAACAGCGATATGACTGTGATGATGTGCATACATGTGCCAACCGGTGGTCAGCGCGTCTTCAATAATCTGGTGACAATTCGCGGCGGCGAGATCGTCGCGCAATATCTGAAGCTTCATCTTTATGACGCTTTTGCCGCCAAGGAATCGACCAATGTGCAGCCGGGCGGTGAAATCCCGGGCTTGATCGAAATCGCAGGGCTCAAACTAGGCCTCATGACCTGTTATGATTTGCGCTTTCCTGAACTGGCTCGCCGTCATGCGGTTGATGGTGCCGATGTGCTGATTCTGCCAGCCGCATGGGTCAAAGGCCCCGGCAAGGAGGCCCATTGGGAGGTGCTGGTGACGGCGCGGGCGCTGGAAAACACCTGCTATATCGTCGCCGTCGGCGAGTGCGGCGAGCGCAATATCGGTGCGAGCATGGTGGTCGACCCGCTGGGTGTGGCCGTTGTGCGGGCAGGGGAAGGCCCGTCACTCATCTTCGCGGATATTGATCCAAAGCGGATAAGCCATGCCCGTGCGATCCTGCCGGTTCTGGCCAATCGCCGCTTTGCCCGGCCTGAACTGGCCGATGCGGCCAACTGA
- a CDS encoding GFA family protein, with the protein MDQFTGGCLCGSVRIVASGRPYRVGLCHCLDCRKHHGALFHASAIFPEDAVTIEGETRDYAGRFFCPRCGSPVFARSADEIEVNLGSLDAPDQFIPTYELWTIRRESWLPPFPLAKRYERDRESTSRSEE; encoded by the coding sequence ATGGACCAGTTCACCGGCGGTTGCCTGTGCGGTAGCGTCCGCATTGTGGCTTCGGGACGCCCCTACCGGGTTGGCCTTTGTCACTGTCTCGACTGCCGCAAACATCATGGAGCGCTTTTTCACGCCTCGGCCATATTCCCTGAGGATGCGGTGACAATCGAGGGCGAAACCCGAGATTATGCCGGGCGGTTTTTCTGCCCGCGCTGCGGTTCACCGGTTTTCGCCCGCAGTGCCGACGAGATCGAAGTGAATCTGGGCTCGCTTGATGCGCCCGACCAGTTCATCCCAACCTATGAACTTTGGACCATCAGGCGCGAATCCTGGTTGCCGCCATTTCCGCTGGCAAAACGATATGAGCGCGACCGCGAGTCCACCAGCCGCTCCGAAGAGTAG
- a CDS encoding NAD(P)H-dependent flavin oxidoreductase: MALPEILTKKLRIPVVGAPLFIISHPALVLAQCKAGVVGSFPALNARPEAQLDEWLAEITEGLRDHDTKNPDRPAAPFAVNQIVHRSNKRLEHDLSMCVKYKVPIVISSLGAVPEVNAAIHSYGGIVLHDIINNRHANSAIRKGADGLIAVAAGAGGHAGPLSPFALIQEIREWFDGPLLLSGAIATGKAVLAAQAMGADLAYIGSPFIATTEARAVDGYKQMIVDSASSDIVYSNYFTGIHGNYLKPSITNSGMDPDHLPEADPSKMDFEAATTGAKAWKDIWGCGQGIGAIKEIVGAGDLVDRLEREYREAKAKLCAA, encoded by the coding sequence ATGGCATTGCCCGAAATCCTGACGAAGAAGCTGCGCATTCCTGTTGTTGGTGCACCGCTGTTCATCATTTCGCATCCAGCGCTTGTGCTGGCGCAATGCAAGGCCGGCGTTGTCGGCTCCTTCCCGGCCCTCAATGCCCGTCCCGAAGCTCAACTCGACGAATGGCTGGCCGAGATCACCGAGGGCCTGCGCGATCACGACACCAAGAACCCGGACCGTCCCGCCGCGCCCTTCGCCGTCAACCAGATCGTCCACCGCTCCAACAAGCGGCTGGAACATGATCTGTCGATGTGCGTGAAGTATAAGGTGCCGATTGTCATTTCCTCCCTTGGCGCGGTGCCCGAAGTCAATGCGGCCATCCATTCCTATGGCGGGATCGTGCTGCATGACATTATCAACAACCGCCATGCCAATTCGGCCATCCGCAAGGGTGCGGACGGGCTGATTGCTGTTGCTGCCGGTGCTGGCGGCCATGCGGGGCCGCTTTCGCCCTTCGCGCTCATTCAGGAAATCCGCGAATGGTTTGACGGGCCGCTGCTGCTCTCAGGCGCCATTGCTACCGGCAAAGCGGTGCTGGCGGCGCAGGCGATGGGCGCTGATCTTGCCTATATCGGCTCGCCCTTCATTGCGACGACCGAAGCGCGGGCTGTCGACGGCTATAAGCAGATGATTGTCGATTCCGCCTCGTCGGATATTGTCTATTCCAATTATTTCACCGGCATCCACGGCAATTATCTGAAGCCATCCATCACCAATTCTGGCATGGACCCGGATCACCTGCCGGAAGCCGATCCATCCAAGATGGATTTTGAAGCGGCAACAACAGGCGCCAAGGCGTGGAAAGACATCTGGGGTTGCGGTCAGGGCATCGGTGCCATCAAGGAAATCGTCGGCGCTGGCGATCTCGTTGACAGGCTGGAGCGCGAATATCGCGAGGCCAAAGCCAAGCTTTGCGCCGCCTAG
- a CDS encoding ABC transporter substrate-binding protein, translating into MKFKHLTYTALFAATLFAAPAMAAEVAIAKQTINEALRAKLPEEIRKAGSITSVNNGSFPPYEIVTGNTEMEGASADLTKAVGELWGVGIKHATVSGLPALLSGVNSGRYQFAMGPVGDYPSRQAANDFVDYVQEFVVFAVQKGNPKGITSLDNTCGSRIAVMAGGSAEKVIKEQAEKCLKDSKPAIEVQSFTDQPTSILAVRSKRSDAFFSSQAPLIYFVEQANGQLELTGTGLKNGFDDIFQGAVVAKGSPLGPILVESIKTLMDNGTYAAILKKWGLEKNMLKEPGINLAGKAAK; encoded by the coding sequence ATGAAATTCAAACACCTGACCTATACTGCATTGTTTGCGGCAACTCTGTTCGCTGCACCTGCAATGGCTGCGGAGGTGGCTATTGCCAAACAGACTATCAATGAGGCGCTTCGCGCCAAGTTGCCGGAGGAAATCCGCAAGGCTGGCAGCATCACTTCCGTTAACAATGGTTCCTTTCCGCCCTATGAGATTGTCACCGGCAATACAGAGATGGAGGGTGCCAGCGCCGATTTGACCAAGGCTGTCGGTGAATTGTGGGGCGTCGGGATCAAACATGCGACGGTCAGTGGTCTTCCCGCACTCCTGAGCGGCGTCAATTCCGGGCGGTACCAGTTCGCCATGGGGCCGGTTGGTGATTATCCATCGCGTCAGGCTGCCAATGATTTCGTTGACTACGTACAGGAGTTCGTGGTGTTCGCCGTGCAGAAGGGCAACCCCAAGGGCATTACTTCGCTGGACAACACCTGCGGTAGCCGTATTGCCGTCATGGCTGGCGGTTCGGCTGAAAAAGTCATCAAGGAACAGGCAGAAAAATGCCTGAAGGACAGCAAACCAGCTATCGAAGTCCAGTCCTTTACTGACCAGCCGACTTCTATTCTGGCTGTTCGCTCCAAGCGTTCCGACGCCTTCTTCTCCTCGCAGGCCCCGCTGATCTATTTCGTCGAGCAGGCCAATGGTCAGCTCGAATTGACAGGCACGGGCCTGAAGAACGGCTTTGACGATATTTTTCAGGGAGCGGTGGTCGCCAAGGGTTCGCCACTTGGCCCCATACTGGTGGAAAGCATCAAGACCCTGATGGATAATGGCACCTATGCCGCCATTTTGAAGAAGTGGGGCCTTGAGAAGAACATGTTGAAGGAGCCGGGGATCAATCTCGCCGGTAAAGCTGCAAAATGA